In one window of Candidatus Hydrogenedens sp. DNA:
- the rfbD gene encoding dTDP-4-dehydrorhamnose reductase, whose amino-acid sequence MRVLIFGAKGQLGKDLIKCFQPEYQVIGYDLPELDITNATEVYRLLEGEAPDLVINSAAYTNVDRAEEEIDKAFLVNEVGARFVADLAKQWNVPVVYYSTDYVFDGTQRKPYTEDDIPNPLSVYGRSKLAGEQATKEVNPKHFILRTAWLYGPGGNNFIEKMVNRARTAEKLEISDDEIGSPTYTWDLAQMTLDIAKTHQYGLYHATNSGECSRYQWMKECFELLDISTPVLPCSRSKFVLPAQRPAYSAMDNRKITSVLGRKIPSWREAVKEYIKRREEI is encoded by the coding sequence ATGCGAGTCCTAATTTTTGGTGCAAAAGGTCAGTTAGGTAAAGATTTAATAAAGTGTTTTCAACCAGAATATCAAGTTATAGGATATGACCTACCAGAATTAGACATTACAAATGCAACTGAGGTGTATAGGTTATTAGAAGGAGAGGCTCCTGACCTCGTTATTAATTCGGCAGCATATACAAATGTTGACCGAGCAGAGGAAGAAATTGACAAGGCTTTTCTTGTAAACGAGGTTGGAGCACGTTTTGTTGCTGACCTTGCAAAGCAGTGGAATGTGCCTGTTGTTTACTACAGCACAGATTACGTATTCGATGGGACACAAAGGAAACCCTATACAGAAGATGATATTCCCAATCCCTTGTCAGTTTATGGACGTTCTAAATTGGCTGGTGAGCAGGCAACAAAAGAAGTAAATCCGAAACATTTTATTTTGAGGACCGCATGGCTTTATGGTCCAGGTGGAAATAATTTTATTGAAAAGATGGTAAACCGTGCACGCACTGCGGAGAAATTAGAAATATCTGATGATGAAATTGGTTCTCCCACATATACTTGGGATTTAGCCCAGATGACGTTAGACATTGCTAAAACCCACCAATACGGATTATATCATGCGACAAATAGTGGTGAATGCTCACGTTACCAATGGATGAAAGAATGTTTTGAATTATTAGATATATCAACACCAGTGCTTCCCTGTTCCCGTTCAAAGTTTGTGCTCCCCGCACAGAGACCTGCATATTCAGCTATGGACAATCGGAAAATTACTTCTGTACTCGGTAGAAAAATACCGTCATGGCGTGAAGCGGTAAAAGAATACATAAAACGTAGGGAAGAAATCTGA
- the ftsY gene encoding signal recognition particle-docking protein FtsY produces MFKMTFFSNLKQKLQKTRSALADGIKNIFSLYPKLSDDVYNSLEELLIEADLGVNTSLFLIERLKEEVKKQGITEPEQALALLKSIMTEMLTSDKDEICWVAEPPPHVTLIVGVNGSGKTTTAGKISALLGREGKKVILAAGDTFRAAAGEQLEIWSQRSGAELIRHQEGADPAAVAYDAVDAGIARKANNVIIDTAGRLHTKVNLMEELKKIHRVIKKRMPEAPHEVLLVLDATTGQNAMQQARIFTEALNITGIVLTKLDGTAKGGVVLGIQRELNIPIRLIGVGESVEDLQPFDPNSFVDALFNG; encoded by the coding sequence ATGTTTAAAATGACTTTTTTTTCTAATCTTAAACAAAAATTACAAAAGACAAGAAGTGCATTAGCAGATGGAATAAAAAATATTTTTTCCTTATACCCCAAATTAAGTGATGATGTTTATAACTCCCTTGAAGAATTATTAATTGAAGCAGATTTGGGAGTAAATACAAGTCTTTTTTTGATAGAGCGATTAAAGGAAGAAGTAAAAAAGCAAGGGATAACCGAACCAGAACAAGCATTGGCTTTATTAAAATCAATTATGACAGAAATGTTAACCTCGGATAAGGATGAAATTTGTTGGGTTGCGGAACCACCTCCACATGTTACCCTGATTGTTGGTGTCAATGGTTCAGGAAAAACTACAACTGCAGGGAAAATATCTGCCCTGTTAGGGAGAGAAGGGAAAAAAGTAATCCTTGCTGCGGGAGATACATTTCGAGCTGCGGCTGGTGAACAATTAGAAATATGGAGTCAACGTAGCGGTGCCGAATTAATTCGTCATCAAGAAGGAGCAGACCCTGCCGCAGTAGCATATGATGCTGTTGATGCTGGAATTGCACGTAAAGCGAATAATGTGATTATAGATACCGCTGGTAGACTACATACAAAAGTTAACCTGATGGAAGAATTAAAAAAGATACATCGTGTAATAAAAAAACGAATGCCCGAAGCACCACATGAAGTATTACTCGTGCTCGACGCAACAACAGGGCAGAATGCAATGCAACAGGCACGGATATTTACAGAGGCGTTAAATATTACTGGGATTGTTTTAACAAAACTGGATGGAACAGCCAAAGGAGGTGTAGTATTAGGAATTCAGAGAGAATTAAATATACCTATTCGTCTAATTGGTGTTGGCGAAAGCGTAGAAGATCTACAACCCTTTGACCCAAATTCATTTGTTGACGCTTTATTCAATGGATAA
- a CDS encoding tetratricopeptide repeat protein produces the protein MESSSCSINLSRVNYPGQIRLELKGSILIIHKETWVSKYSLYVPVEVVHIEESRNRNYRKLWEGVIGLMVAFLLFLPLSLWFIYKPLFKNSDLLWMLPLIGLFIFSFIVGLRGIILFFKFNPVMNIILTHKAQAMRFSFWLKPEVKVAVENLIMQIQKIKETLQKNNYVPLRICPMWYHSKPYRRAFLVGSAISFILFCIISILYVFQVADDYNYNIWWLYIILPFPPIVSILSEFIRRNFPFTLPAEFKRARRAVENGNYSMAIFELQQLLKKQPHLNFVRFFLIQVLTEHGEFDTALKQCEEFYSQAPSLATELQTTIWWLRCVQERMNETKPNHNSSQEG, from the coding sequence ATGGAGTCTTCATCGTGTAGTATTAATTTGTCGCGAGTCAATTATCCTGGACAAATCCGTCTGGAGCTTAAAGGTTCAATTTTAATAATTCACAAAGAGACATGGGTATCAAAATATTCGTTATATGTGCCAGTGGAAGTGGTTCATATTGAAGAAAGTAGAAATCGTAATTATCGGAAGTTATGGGAAGGGGTAATTGGCTTGATGGTAGCTTTTTTGTTGTTTTTACCTCTTAGCCTGTGGTTTATCTACAAGCCTTTATTCAAAAATTCTGATTTGTTATGGATGCTTCCATTAATTGGGTTGTTTATTTTCTCTTTTATTGTGGGTTTGCGTGGGATAATTTTATTTTTCAAATTTAATCCTGTGATGAATATTATACTGACACATAAAGCACAGGCGATGCGTTTTTCATTTTGGTTGAAACCTGAAGTAAAAGTAGCAGTAGAAAATTTAATAATGCAAATTCAAAAAATAAAAGAAACATTGCAGAAAAATAATTATGTTCCACTTCGCATCTGTCCGATGTGGTATCATTCTAAACCTTATCGAAGGGCATTTTTAGTTGGTTCCGCTATCAGTTTTATATTATTCTGTATCATATCTATCCTTTATGTATTTCAAGTTGCAGACGATTATAACTACAACATTTGGTGGTTATATATTATTCTTCCATTCCCTCCGATTGTCTCTATTTTAAGTGAATTTATCCGCCGTAATTTCCCTTTTACGTTACCTGCGGAATTTAAGCGTGCAAGACGTGCTGTTGAAAATGGGAATTATTCTATGGCAATTTTTGAACTACAACAATTATTAAAAAAGCAACCACATCTTAACTTTGTTCGTTTTTTTCTTATACAGGTTCTGACAGAACACGGTGAATTTGATACAGCACTAAAACAATGTGAGGAATTCTATTCTCAAGCACCATCGTTAGCCACAGAATTACAGACTACCATCTGGTGGTTACGGTGTGTTCAGGAACGAATGAATGAAACCAAGCCTAACCATAATAGCAGTCAAGAAGGTTGA
- the rfbB gene encoding dTDP-glucose 4,6-dehydratase yields the protein MKKILVTGGAGFIGSAFIRNMLAWYPDLSIVNLDKLTYAGNLDNLRGIDESRYTFIRGDIADADTVERAIESCDAVVNFAAETHVDRSLMGAKDFLKTNVEGVYQILITAQKKNVSRVLLVSTDEVYGSRDKGSATETDLINPRNPYSASKAGGELLGKAFFESFKLPVLITRGCNTYGPYQYPEKVLPLFITNAIENKPLPLYKGGEHNVRDWLYVDDHCRAIDTVLREGTPGEIYNISAGFEKENIEITRKVLELTGKDEALIQWLPDRPGHDYRYSMNSAKLRALGWAPSVNWEEGIQKTVRWYKENEWWWRKIKEGEFKKYYEEQYISKMKLNS from the coding sequence ATGAAGAAAATACTCGTAACGGGTGGGGCTGGTTTTATCGGCTCAGCCTTTATCCGTAATATGTTGGCATGGTACCCTGACCTTTCTATTGTGAATCTTGATAAACTTACCTATGCTGGTAACCTTGATAATTTACGAGGTATTGATGAATCACGATACACCTTTATTCGTGGAGATATTGCGGATGCAGATACCGTAGAACGGGCTATAGAATCTTGCGATGCGGTAGTGAATTTTGCAGCGGAAACACATGTAGACCGCAGTTTAATGGGTGCCAAGGACTTTCTCAAAACAAATGTAGAGGGTGTATATCAGATTCTAATTACTGCTCAAAAAAAGAATGTAAGTAGGGTACTATTGGTTTCGACAGATGAAGTCTATGGAAGCAGAGATAAAGGTTCTGCTACGGAGACCGATTTGATAAACCCACGCAATCCATACAGTGCCTCTAAAGCGGGCGGTGAATTGTTAGGCAAAGCCTTTTTTGAATCGTTTAAGTTGCCAGTATTAATCACACGTGGATGCAATACCTACGGACCCTATCAATATCCTGAGAAGGTTCTACCTCTGTTTATCACCAATGCAATTGAAAACAAACCCTTACCTTTATACAAGGGTGGAGAACACAACGTTCGTGATTGGCTATATGTTGATGACCATTGCCGAGCAATAGACACCGTTTTAAGGGAGGGGACACCTGGCGAGATATATAACATCTCTGCAGGATTTGAAAAAGAAAATATTGAAATCACACGTAAGGTTCTCGAACTAACAGGAAAAGATGAAGCGTTAATTCAATGGTTACCCGACCGTCCAGGACATGATTATCGGTATTCCATGAATTCCGCTAAACTTCGAGCATTAGGTTGGGCACCATCTGTTAACTGGGAGGAAGGAATTCAAAAAACAGTTCGGTGGTATAAGGAAAATGAATGGTGGTGGCGGAAAATTAAAGAAGGTGAATTTAAGAAGTACTATGAGGAACAATATATAAGTAAAATGAAACTAAATAGTTGA
- a CDS encoding dihydrodipicolinate synthase family protein, with translation MEQKSIRGIICANLTPFTKGGKEIDHPKLHRLIQFLQEKGVHGLFVGGTTGEGLVMSIEERKELLESVLKCVNRKIMVIAHTGTFDLHSTIELTAHAVEKGTYGAGIVAPGYYYYDEEALYKYFSTIASEFPNFPILLYNIPSCARNFLTNSLIIKLAKKHKNIVGIKDSTGNMVNLSELLLQKPTSFTIINGVDEYGYQAFLAGVQAAVSGTSNVAPEIYLGVYENVMKRKLPEAWIYQSQLTKLCQILQYGRNLAIFKQALKLRGIDAGFVRPPHRELSKQEIQLLEKTLKLLKLT, from the coding sequence ATGGAACAAAAAAGTATCCGCGGTATTATTTGTGCAAATTTAACCCCATTTACTAAAGGTGGAAAAGAAATTGACCATCCTAAGCTACATCGCCTTATACAATTTCTTCAGGAGAAAGGGGTGCATGGGTTGTTCGTAGGCGGAACAACAGGCGAAGGTCTTGTAATGTCCATAGAGGAACGAAAAGAACTTTTGGAAAGTGTTTTGAAATGTGTAAATAGGAAAATAATGGTCATTGCTCATACAGGCACTTTTGATTTACATTCAACAATAGAACTTACTGCTCATGCAGTTGAAAAAGGAACCTACGGTGCAGGTATAGTTGCACCAGGATATTATTATTATGATGAAGAGGCTCTCTATAAATATTTCTCCACCATTGCTTCTGAATTCCCTAACTTTCCTATATTACTTTATAATATTCCATCCTGTGCAAGGAATTTTCTAACCAATTCACTTATTATCAAATTAGCAAAAAAACACAAAAATATTGTTGGAATTAAAGACAGCACAGGGAATATGGTGAACTTATCTGAATTATTACTCCAAAAACCTACATCTTTCACTATAATAAACGGTGTAGATGAATACGGCTATCAGGCTTTCTTAGCAGGGGTGCAAGCAGCTGTTTCTGGAACATCTAATGTGGCACCAGAAATTTATCTCGGCGTCTATGAAAATGTGATGAAACGTAAACTGCCCGAAGCATGGATTTACCAATCCCAATTAACAAAACTTTGTCAAATCCTACAATACGGTAGAAACCTTGCCATCTTTAAACAAGCATTGAAACTAAGAGGTATCGATGCAGGATTTGTCCGTCCTCCACATCGTGAACTTTCCAAACAGGAAATCCAATTATTAGAAAAAACTCTTAAACTACTTAAATTAACTTGA
- a CDS encoding ribulose-phosphate 3-epimerase — MDKQDFNFNNVKYSASVMCLDLGNLKEEFRTLQRININELHFDMMDGRFVPNLTLGFDFISLAKKCCSLPCWAHLMIEKPERYLKRLVEKGCSGITVHVEACIHPHRVVKHIRDLGLLAGIAINPMTPLDELEYLLPEVDRVLVMTVDPGYAGQKLIPQSFERVQILARKIKYHQYSVDIEVDGNITVRNGAKFIRLGANILILGSSSIFHGLARNYEETFPHFCQEIEKLAHLV; from the coding sequence ATGGATAAACAAGATTTTAATTTTAATAACGTTAAATATTCTGCATCTGTGATGTGTCTTGACTTAGGAAATCTAAAAGAAGAGTTTCGTACCCTTCAAAGAATAAATATTAATGAACTTCATTTTGACATGATGGACGGTAGATTCGTTCCAAATTTAACATTGGGTTTCGATTTCATTTCTCTCGCAAAAAAATGTTGTTCTCTACCGTGCTGGGCTCACTTGATGATAGAAAAACCTGAACGGTATTTGAAACGACTGGTTGAGAAAGGCTGTTCTGGAATTACTGTGCATGTCGAAGCGTGCATACATCCACATAGAGTTGTTAAACATATACGTGATTTAGGACTCCTTGCAGGGATAGCTATCAATCCCATGACACCATTAGACGAATTGGAATACCTATTGCCTGAGGTGGACAGGGTATTAGTGATGACAGTAGACCCTGGGTATGCAGGACAAAAATTAATTCCCCAGTCTTTCGAGAGAGTTCAAATTCTTGCTCGAAAAATTAAATACCATCAATATTCTGTAGATATTGAAGTGGATGGGAATATAACAGTAAGAAATGGAGCAAAATTCATTCGTTTAGGAGCTAATATTCTTATTTTAGGTTCTTCAAGTATCTTTCATGGGTTGGCACGGAATTATGAGGAGACTTTTCCACACTTCTGTCAAGAAATTGAAAAGTTAGCCCATCTTGTATAG
- a CDS encoding DUF6485 family protein, producing the protein MAQECKNQERNQSFCSCSYPGCPRHALCCECLQYHLKKRQLPGCCFPPEVEKTYDRSFEAFARAWNLTK; encoded by the coding sequence ATGGCACAAGAATGCAAAAATCAAGAACGGAATCAATCTTTTTGCTCATGTAGTTATCCGGGTTGCCCGAGACATGCCTTATGTTGTGAATGTCTCCAATACCATCTTAAAAAGAGACAACTGCCTGGATGCTGTTTCCCACCAGAGGTGGAGAAGACATATGACCGTTCTTTTGAAGCCTTTGCTCGTGCATGGAATTTAACAAAGTAG
- a CDS encoding polysaccharide deacetylase family protein: MKKEFFMFGFAIFLFMSTIIYCEEPITYAERLGWEKGSRVIIFHIDDVGLCHGANQATIESFTKGVATSCSIMMPCAWVDEFVKEWKKNPQWDAGLHLTLTSEWDNYRWSPVSGFQQVLGLVDESGYMWGDVADVVVHAKPEEVDREIRAQLALAERMGIKPTHLDTHMGTLFATPGFTEKYINLGIEKQIPVLFPGGHMQYLQQELPFTQDYVKNWAQKIWDAGLPVLDDVITFAYDWKVEDKLDQMKKTLHEMKPGVTEVILHCAIPTEEFPFFTQSAVTRKGDYLLMINPELKKFLDDEKIILSTWRELKERRAKAK; this comes from the coding sequence ATGAAAAAAGAATTTTTTATGTTTGGATTCGCTATTTTCCTATTTATGTCAACAATAATTTATTGTGAAGAACCGATAACATATGCGGAACGTTTAGGCTGGGAAAAAGGGAGTCGGGTTATTATATTTCATATTGATGATGTTGGACTTTGTCATGGTGCAAACCAAGCAACAATAGAGTCTTTTACTAAAGGAGTAGCCACATCATGCAGTATCATGATGCCCTGTGCATGGGTTGATGAATTTGTGAAGGAATGGAAAAAAAATCCACAATGGGATGCAGGACTTCATCTAACGTTAACCTCCGAATGGGATAATTACCGTTGGAGTCCCGTCTCCGGTTTTCAGCAAGTGCTCGGGTTAGTAGATGAATCAGGCTATATGTGGGGAGATGTTGCCGATGTGGTTGTTCATGCAAAACCAGAGGAAGTAGACCGTGAGATTCGTGCACAATTAGCCCTTGCAGAACGGATGGGAATAAAACCTACACATCTGGATACACACATGGGCACTCTATTTGCCACTCCGGGATTTACAGAAAAATATATCAATTTGGGAATTGAAAAGCAGATACCAGTCCTGTTTCCAGGTGGACACATGCAGTATTTACAGCAAGAATTACCCTTCACTCAGGATTATGTAAAGAACTGGGCACAAAAAATCTGGGATGCCGGTTTGCCTGTTTTAGATGATGTTATAACATTTGCCTATGACTGGAAAGTAGAAGATAAATTAGACCAGATGAAAAAAACATTGCATGAAATGAAACCAGGTGTAACAGAGGTTATTTTACATTGTGCTATTCCGACGGAGGAATTTCCATTTTTCACTCAATCTGCAGTCACAAGAAAAGGTGATTATTTATTGATGATAAATCCAGAACTTAAAAAATTCCTTGATGATGAAAAAATCATTTTGAGTACATGGAGAGAGTTAAAAGAACGACGGGCAAAAGCTAAGTAA
- a CDS encoding NTP transferase domain-containing protein, with product MISAIILAGGKGSSAFPFSTIRNKVTVPILNTPAIRRLALQLKDLGIEHIIVLTKHLEQSIRYALKDISQISFIHLKECDDPASSIRVAIPSVSTPELMIIHGDIVTTHHTLKHFINTYKEQQPVTSVLASNQQPAPKHSLLLKVSSNRKLEGLDFNRNESNYWFCGAVIGKTNMIDAYIQKEAGIIHSTPLGVVPMPEGNIPSMLEIMLEDKQEISVISARDFVVDLDHPWDIIEANQKALNHFFRNLESSKIASKAKISDGADIASTAKLWLEEGANIDKNTIIKGNLFLGSDSQISYGAIIESQVFIGTKSIVSEYAKIFSESVLGDSNLVLHNAEFYGLTLDTVFMVHYCCISGMIGSHVDIGAGTISATWRFDNTTRPMKCKEHLETPPYHGNLTYIGDYCRTGINVMFMPGIRVGAYSCVGPGVIVNNDIDAYSLITQRQQLDVKPWGPDRYP from the coding sequence ATGATTTCTGCGATTATCCTTGCTGGTGGAAAAGGCTCAAGTGCTTTCCCCTTTTCTACAATTAGAAACAAGGTTACAGTTCCAATATTAAATACCCCTGCTATACGAAGGCTGGCTCTACAATTAAAAGATTTGGGTATAGAACATATTATTGTTCTTACAAAGCACCTTGAACAAAGCATACGATACGCATTGAAGGATATAAGTCAAATTAGTTTCATTCATCTCAAAGAATGTGATGACCCTGCCTCTTCAATTCGAGTAGCAATTCCTTCTGTTTCTACACCCGAACTGATGATTATACATGGCGATATTGTGACAACGCATCATACCCTGAAACACTTTATAAATACTTATAAGGAACAACAGCCTGTTACATCTGTTTTAGCCTCCAATCAACAGCCAGCCCCTAAACATTCTTTACTTTTAAAGGTATCTTCTAATAGGAAATTGGAAGGGCTTGATTTTAATAGAAATGAATCTAATTACTGGTTTTGTGGTGCTGTGATTGGGAAAACAAATATGATTGATGCCTATATTCAAAAGGAAGCAGGGATAATCCACTCTACACCTTTAGGGGTTGTGCCAATGCCAGAGGGAAATATACCCTCAATGTTAGAAATTATGCTCGAAGATAAACAAGAAATATCTGTAATTTCTGCTCGGGATTTTGTTGTCGATTTAGACCATCCTTGGGACATTATTGAGGCAAATCAAAAAGCATTAAACCACTTTTTCCGTAATTTAGAAAGCTCGAAGATTGCGAGTAAAGCAAAAATAAGCGACGGAGCTGATATTGCATCGACGGCGAAACTCTGGCTCGAAGAAGGAGCAAATATAGACAAAAACACTATTATTAAAGGAAACCTATTTTTGGGATCCGATAGTCAAATCAGTTACGGTGCTATTATAGAAAGTCAAGTTTTTATAGGAACAAAGTCTATAGTCTCTGAATATGCAAAGATATTTAGTGAGTCAGTATTAGGAGATTCAAATTTAGTCTTACATAATGCAGAATTTTATGGTTTAACATTAGATACAGTATTTATGGTTCATTATTGTTGTATCTCGGGAATGATTGGTTCACATGTAGACATCGGTGCCGGTACTATTAGTGCTACCTGGCGATTTGATAATACAACGCGACCAATGAAATGTAAAGAACATTTAGAAACACCTCCATATCACGGCAACCTAACGTATATAGGTGATTATTGTAGGACAGGTATTAATGTCATGTTTATGCCAGGTATACGAGTCGGTGCTTATTCATGTGTTGGTCCTGGTGTTATCGTGAATAATGACATAGATGCATATTCTCTTATTACTCAACGACAACAATTAGATGTAAAACCTTGGGGACCAGATAGGTATCCCTGA
- the rbsK gene encoding ribokinase codes for MKELLNILKNQQRSVVVVGSANVDMVAKVPRMPKEGESLRGDSLSVVFGGKGANQAVALARLGAKVRFIACVGKDQYGKAMKQNFKNEGIPTHTIKEAVDSLSGTALIFVDKTGKNSIVVIPGANHDLKPKDVIQQKGIFKKGDVFLTQLELLSETVEASIILAKEAGLITIVDAGPPRKISKYIFPYIDIISPNETETEFLVGKKPETKKDCQVCAEKLMKMGARAVVLKLGARGCFYSDGEKKFFINGYKINTVDTTAAGDAFTAGLALAWGRTSIEEALQFANAVGALACTRFGAQPSMPTLSEVSTFLKQI; via the coding sequence ATGAAAGAATTGCTCAACATATTAAAGAACCAACAACGAAGCGTAGTCGTGGTTGGTAGTGCTAATGTTGATATGGTGGCAAAAGTTCCACGGATGCCAAAGGAAGGGGAATCCCTTCGTGGGGACTCGTTATCCGTGGTTTTCGGTGGGAAGGGGGCAAATCAAGCTGTAGCCCTTGCAAGGCTCGGGGCAAAGGTTCGTTTTATCGCTTGTGTTGGGAAAGACCAATATGGAAAAGCTATGAAACAAAATTTTAAGAATGAAGGAATACCAACCCATACTATTAAAGAGGCAGTCGATTCTTTATCTGGAACCGCATTAATATTTGTTGATAAAACAGGTAAAAATAGTATTGTTGTAATTCCAGGTGCCAACCATGATTTAAAACCGAAGGATGTTATACAGCAGAAAGGTATATTCAAAAAGGGAGATGTGTTCCTTACCCAATTAGAATTACTATCCGAGACTGTGGAGGCATCCATTATCTTAGCCAAGGAGGCTGGTTTAATAACTATTGTTGATGCAGGTCCACCAAGAAAAATCTCTAAATATATCTTCCCCTATATTGATATTATTTCGCCTAACGAAACAGAGACAGAGTTCCTTGTTGGAAAGAAACCAGAGACAAAAAAGGATTGTCAAGTTTGTGCTGAGAAATTGATGAAAATGGGTGCTCGTGCTGTCGTGCTGAAATTAGGGGCAAGAGGTTGTTTTTATAGTGATGGTGAAAAAAAATTTTTCATTAATGGATATAAAATTAATACGGTTGATACCACTGCTGCAGGTGATGCATTTACTGCTGGGTTGGCATTAGCATGGGGACGAACATCCATAGAAGAGGCGTTGCAGTTTGCCAATGCTGTTGGTGCTTTGGCTTGCACCCGATTTGGTGCTCAACCTTCAATGCCAACATTATCTGAAGTATCCACATTTTTAAAACAAATATAA
- a CDS encoding PHB depolymerase family esterase: protein MRKCKKCLFTFSGVTIIILSIAIALSLTSCYVGYSKITVDGKTRYYRIHIPSKLDTSIQPPLLLAFHQFSDTARGMEKLTQLNDYADREQFIVVYPQGRWRTWKTDPIPNDDTRFIEELIQFLVLEYRVDPGRIYATGASAGGMMIQAFACYSDKISAIAPVMGSMTQEHASQRKPIKNIPVLIIHGTKDPVVPYDGGATHAGIKKTTFLSAEENAKWWATQYGCQEEPLLKNYPDTNRDDNFTTEIFDFKCNPRVMLYKVNGGGHTWPGGKNRYPKFIVGPTAPEPDATYIIVKFFQNNAL, encoded by the coding sequence ATGAGAAAATGTAAAAAATGCTTATTCACATTCTCAGGGGTTACAATTATTATTTTATCTATTGCCATTGCCTTATCGTTAACTTCCTGCTATGTGGGATATTCAAAAATTACAGTTGACGGTAAAACACGATATTATCGTATTCACATACCATCTAAACTGGACACGAGTATACAACCGCCTCTCCTTCTTGCCTTTCATCAATTTAGTGATACAGCACGAGGCATGGAAAAACTCACCCAATTAAACGATTATGCTGATAGGGAGCAATTTATCGTCGTATATCCACAAGGGAGATGGCGAACATGGAAAACAGACCCTATTCCAAACGATGATACCCGCTTTATAGAAGAACTTATTCAGTTTTTGGTGTTGGAATATCGCGTAGATCCAGGAAGAATATATGCAACAGGCGCATCTGCGGGAGGAATGATGATACAGGCATTTGCATGTTATTCTGATAAAATATCTGCAATCGCACCTGTGATGGGGAGTATGACACAGGAACATGCAAGCCAGCGAAAGCCAATAAAAAACATTCCCGTCCTTATTATCCATGGAACAAAAGACCCTGTTGTCCCTTATGATGGAGGAGCAACTCATGCTGGCATTAAAAAAACCACTTTCTTATCCGCAGAAGAGAATGCAAAATGGTGGGCAACCCAATACGGATGCCAGGAAGAACCATTGTTAAAAAACTATCCAGACACAAACCGTGATGATAATTTCACCACAGAGATATTTGATTTTAAGTGCAACCCAAGGGTTATGTTGTATAAGGTTAATGGAGGTGGACATACCTGGCCTGGTGGTAAAAATCGATATCCGAAATTTATCGTGGGTCCAACAGCCCCTGAACCAGATGCTACATACATAATCGTAAAATTTTTCCAGAATAATGCTTTATAA